The window GTACTTGGGACTACTAGCATGggtcaccacaccaggctaattttttaaatttgttgtagagacacaGCCTccctatattggccaggctggtctcagacgattgggcacaagtgattctcctgccttggcctcccaaagtagtgggattgcaggtgtgagccactggtaCCTGACCTACAAACATGTTGTAATATctactttcttaaaaataaacaaaaaaggttttttttttatgctttcaAATCATTCTAGCTGATataccaattttttttctattccttagCACAAAATTCTTTAAGAGAATTTTCTATTGTCAGTGGTTCCAGTTCTATAGTCatgttttctttaacaaaaagttCACCAAACAATCCTTGGCAAGGCCATTAATGACCTTTCCTCTGCTGAATTCAACTGGAAGTTCTCAGTCCTCATTTTACTGGATCTATCATAGTGAAATCAGCCCCATAGACCCATAGAGAGTTGTTTTTGGATAATCAGAAATTGACCCTTCTGCTGTTAAAGCTTAAAGCTTGTATTTGTTTTAGGTgagtttcttcctcaggaaatgaCCTTTAGGCCTCCCAAAAAAAACTGTCAAagggccagttgtggtggctcatgcctgtaatcccagcactttgggaggacgaggctggcagacatgaggtcaggagatcgagaccattctgaccaacatggtgaaatcctgtctctactaaaaatacaaaaattagctgagggtggtggccacatgcctgtagtcccagctacttgggtggctgaggcagaagaatcgcttgaacacgggaggcagaggttgcagtgagcagagatcacaccactgcactccagcctggtgacagagtgagactctctcaaaaaaaaaaaaaaaaaaaaaaaaaagaggtatcaaagaactgaaactcaccagatcaccccatccagacaatgagatatTGGACCACTCATTCATTATGATTGCTTCCTTGCCTTTCTCACAcgtagttacatttcttccctgctatattaACCCTAGTTTTAGTGAGTtagagagatggatttgagactgagcttccatctcctcagctgcagcacccaattaaagccttcttccttggcaatacttgtcTCAGTGATCagctttctgtgcagtgagctgtaggacctagactgaacccctggtgttttggtaacaataGCTTTGGATAGACTTAAACTCCTTTTTCCCAGAAACAGTTTTTTTACTTGACTTGTGGGTGTTGCTTTCTTGCCTCCTTCTTTGTACCTACTCCTACTCAGCCTCTTTTGTTGACTCTGCCTCATCTGCTCAGTTTCTTCCCTTGGAATgatctgagtctcagtttttagGTATCTTTTCCTTATATTTGGAGTCACTCCTTAGATGCTCTCGTCACAATGCCAAACAATATTTATAATGCTGATAACTGCCAAATGTATATCTCTAATCTGGGCTGACTGAAGATATAAGATTCATATTCACTAACTTCAGATTCATACATCTAATCTTCTACTCAATTTACTCCTGGAAGATTTATTAAATATGGCATAACAAACCCAAAATATGTGGTAGGAATACAACTCTTCAGCTATTCCTAAgacttctctgtatttcctaggGATCCCACATCCCCATTAAGTTAAATTGGGATCATGTGCATAGCTCTGGCAGTTAAAAGCATATTTACCTGCTTCATCTCTTTCCTATCCTACTATAGGTACATTGGAGACCACGTGTTCCACATAGTGTATGCatgaagtgaaggaaaaatggTCAACATATGTAAGACCTCATGTAAACTCGGTCAAAATTATAGAAAGTTGCATCACTGAGATTTAAAGGCTATTTTATCAGCTTGCTAAGCATATCCCAATATACAGTTTGATAACGTGAAGTGAGGGTGCTGCTGTAAAACATACCTAAAATCTGACACAGTATCAGCAACTCATTAATGGCAGACAAGGAAACTGATATCATAGGTTTGAAAAATTAagagttattttattaaatggcAAAATAAGTGCTAAAACTCGCATCTGCAACAGCTTGGGATTCAGATCATGTGCCTAGAGCTCCTAGAAGAAAGGCTGGAAAAGAGTAAATTGGCAAGCAGTATATTTAGTTTGCTGTTGATTGCGATTATCCTTTCCCTGTTCCTTTGCTAATTGTTGGATATGTATGGGGTGAATAATAACTCATCTTTTCAGTTAATAGGTCTGTGAATGAAGAGtagcttggctgggcatggtggctcatgcctgtaatcccagcactttgggaggcagaagcgggtggatcacctgaggtcaggagttcgagaacagcctggccaatatggtgaaacctgtctctactgaaaatacaaaaaattagctgggcgtggtggtgcgtgcctgttatcctagctacttgggaggctgaggcaggagaatagcttgaacccaaaaggcgaaggttgcagtgagccgaggtagcgtgccattgcactccagcctaggcaacaagagcaaaactccgtctaaaaaaaaaaaaaaaaaatgggcagggcacagtgcctcatgtctgtaatcccagcactttgagagctcaaggcaggtggatcacctgaggtcaggagtttgaaaccagcctggccaacatgatgaaacccccatctctactaaaaatacaaaaaaattagctgggcttggtggcgcccacctgtagtcccatctactcgggaggctgaggcaggtgaatagctggaacctgggaggcagaggttgcagtgagccgagatcgcaccactgcactccagcctgggctacagagcgagactccgtctcaaaaaaaaggagtggCCACATTATATCTGATGAAGACTAGTAAATATATCCTGGAAAGCCTGTTATTTGTGCTGCATGCAGTCACTAGAAGAGATTTGGGGTTGTCTCTAATGAGAATGAGTTGAGTATAGTCTATGTTTTTAAGAAGAGATAAAGGATAGACTATGATAGAGGCAGTGCTCACCAAGTACTATAGGTACTTCCTTACATTTACCAACCTGCCTTGCCATATGTTGGTGGTAGTCCCAGTGACTAATCCCGGCCAATGGACTTCAGTAGAAATGATGTGTGTCCCTTCCGAACTGAGGCAATTGAAAGCTGGGATGTATCCTTTATCCTCTTCTGTTTTGGCAATGTTGGAGGCAGTTAAGCTGTATCAACGTTCTGGATGATAGGGCTACAGAATAGAGTggtgctgtgctgtgctgcaaGCATTGGACTCGATTCCCGACTTTATTACACCATGCCTCTGAGATTTAGATTACAACTGTTAACACCTAATAGCCTAAGCTATACTGATTCAGGAAAGGTCCAACAAATCTCTATTTCAACCTTTCTCTTGTACTTTCTTCTCCTCCAGTTATCCTTGGCTCAATAAACAGAAACTGTCCTTTGTTCCTAGTTGCTCAAAACAAAATCCTTGGAGTAATTTTTGACACCTGCCTATTTTTTACACTTCATGTGTAATTCTCCAGCACATTTTGTtgacttttatttgaaatatatccagaatcagaccagcctaaccaacatggtgaaacccatctccactaaagatacaaaacttagccgggagtgatggtgcatgcctgtaatcccagctacttgggaggctgaggcaggagaattgcttgaaccccagagacagaggttgcagtgagccgagattgtgccattgcactccagcctgggcagtgaaactccgtctcaaagaaaaaaaaaaagccactaaaTTCCCTCCCTCCTACCCTCCACTTCATCTTCTGCCACTTCATCCTTCACCCTTACTGGCTAAGTCACTTAGCAGTTGGGTTATTTTCAGCATTAAATTTAACCCTTCTGAGATGCAGTTTTCTCGTCTATAAAAAAAGTCATATTAATAGCTATTGTATGGGATTCATGTAGAAAATAATTGTAGTAATAatgatcaaaataattttttaagttaagcTTACATAGTACTTACTACATActaggaattattttaaattaaattaactcATGTACTCCTCCCAACAATCCCATGAAGATTATTATCATTATCCGCATTTTTAGGcaaagaaaatgaggcagagaAAATTAGATAACTCTCCAAGGTTGCGTAGGTAGTCAAAGTtaaaatttgaacccaggcagtctagcTCTAGAGTCTGAATGCTTAATGACTATATTTTgagacattaaaatataaaatgtctggTATATGTTTAGGGCTTAACACTGGTTCATCTTCTTCCCtcaataatattgttaaaatatgattttacagAAGTTAAAGACAAATCTGGTATAGGggacaagtaaaaataaatatgacttaGGAAATCTCTCATCACTACATGAACAAAGAAAcaggaatacatttttttcaaaaataaaaacaaagtaagaaaCAATAATTTCCTAGGAAAAATTATCCAAAAGCATAATCCAAAAaagtaatctttctaaaattaaatgcTATGAATCGAACCTTGGAACAAGTGTTATAGCAACGAAGTTTCCCCTTATGTCAGAATAGATTCTATGGAATTTTAAATTGACTTAAAATGGATTATTTCTATTTGTGGTCTTTGCTGCTTCAGTGTTTAAGCCAAAATAGCAAGAGTAAGCCAGAGTTTATACAATAAGGACCTATTTTATTTAAACCTGAGAAGTGTGAACTTGCCCCGTTGTAAACACCAGAAAGCTCAAATACATTTATATGGTAACACTTttattggaatatatttttttaatatgagcCTTTATATTGGTCACCACCATAAGATTAAGAAATGCCAACTGAATCTTCTTCCTCTCAGAAATTACTGCAAAAATAATCTTTTGGAAGTCAATCTTAAAACCTTGAAATGAAAGCTTACCTCGTTTGCTAGGATGAGAAGAGAATAGACCATCTACAGCATAGGACGTCTCAGAATCCTTCTCCTCCACTAGCTGTTCTTTTAGCTTTTCCAGCTGATAAAATTGTAAAATGATAATTAATTGGTCTTCTATAAAACCATGCTgttgaccgggcgcggtggcttatgcctgtaatcccagcacttcgggaggccgaggcaggcaggtcacgaggtcaggcgatcaagaccatcctggctaacacagtgaaactccgcctctactaaaactacaaaaaattagctgggcgtggtagcaggcacctgtagtcccagctactcgggaggctaaggcaggagaatggcgtgaacccaggaggtggagactgcagtgagccgagattgcaccactgtacttctgccagggcaacagagcaagactccatctcaaaaaaacaaaaaacaaacaacaaaaaaaaaaccatgctgCTCTCTGTTGAAgaggaaagataaaaagaaagaaaaaaaaagagagaaaatggatgaaagaaaggaagagagaaaaagggggaaatagaaacaaaggaagaaaaaaacaaaaaagagagaagaaaaacagggaGCATGCATTCAGGGGCTGACTAGGAAAGGTACATGACTCAACAAAAGATCAGAAAGAAACAGGTTTTGGGCAAAGGAAGTCACCTCTGGGTGTTAATGGGGAACATGTAAATACAGCCTGTGTACTTGGACTTCATTTTGTGCCACCTATAATGAGCAGGTCTTTTCAAGGAGCTACAAATTATTGTGTCAATACttggatttcctgaattttttgtcttttctagctGGAAGGAAAAAGTATTTTGAGGCCTTAAGGTTTCCATCCAGAATtcaacttattttaatttttaattttaataaggtTACTAATTGCCTTAGGCCCTGAAGAGCTAACTACAAAAGTAGGGTTCAGCCTGGACCACTCTTTATCTCCATGTTGGTGCTACTCAGAAGAGAATGATGAGAATAGTTCTCTCTCCCAAAGGGCCAGTTTGCAGAATAATGGAATTGCACGGAGAAAAGGGTGTTACTAGGGGTCCCCGTCAAGAAGGCAGCACTTTAGGCTCTTCACACCAGCTGCTTCAAGCCAAACAGCTTGACTTTTACATGTTTCATTTGCTGGGAAAACATaacatttgggggaaaaaagattcccactgtttaaaaacaataacatcCATCTATTTACAGcctcccattctacagatgaggagatTTCAGTCTAGAGAATTTGTTTGCCCCAGGTTTCACAGTTTGGTAATTGCAAAGCTAAAATTAGAATCCAGATTTCTAGACATTATAAAGAATGATCACTTCAgccatagttttgttttgttttgtgttagtataacttgatttttctttttctacaaaacAGCTTCACGCTTTGTTTAGCAGGAATAAAAGTTTTACATTGtagtattaataatttattttaaaaaacattgtgtCAAGAAGAAATTTCCTTATAATTGTTATTAAAACTGCTCATTTAAGTATTTCACATTCTCACCTGGTTAAGTTCTTCCAGTTTGTTAGGTAAGGCTAGGTCTGCAAGACACATTTGTCACATGAAAAAACGTACATTGCAAGTAATATTTAATTTGCTTCAGTACACACATTTAAGATCTTACGTAGAAAGCATAGGTCTTTTTCATATGATTTGACATCACCCATCCATTCCTAATATAAAACCTCCAGTATATTTCTCAATGCCCATAGTATTGAAATGCAATCAGTTATGTCATCTGAAATATGTAATTTTCAACAATTAGCACAAAGTTTTTCTAACGTAGACCATAGTTCTAGCATGAcctattatttagaaataaactatttttgcTGGCATGTGGAAATTCTCATAAAACAACATTAAATGGGGTTGTGGGCGGGGGGAAGCAAGCCATGTATTCTATGTATAATTCAATCGAGAAGAAAATTCTCCAAAATACTAAGGCTAACTTGCTCCAGGTTTTAAAATTTGGgtataaattttttgtttttataaatttcacttatttttcaataagaatatattacttttagtttaaaaaccctgaattttaaaagtatttattaagttATTCTTTTAACCAGCATTTTGTTCTATGAATACAGACATGTTTAGATTACTTCAGATGTTGTATGGGAGAGTAGCACGGTATCATATTGTCACATTTTCTCTTAAGCTAGACTTGTTAAATTTCTGACAAAATCTCAGTCATTTCTTGGAGGACAATCTCATGGATATTTGTAAGTCAGATTCTCttgttcttcaaataaaaataatttcaattggTGTAGCCTAAATTTTTCATTCATCATCTGTACTCCAACTGTTTCCTAAAATTGAAagaatttgattaaaataatGCTAAATTAACTACAACAAAGCTGCAGTTAATTTgtgaaatttctagaagaaaccTATAACTATAATACTTttgaaacatttaagaaaataaaatactagtgGTACTAGTGGAGAATTGCATAgatgagaagaaaatatgaataaaggtaacctttttttttaactatatgtTTACCAATCCCATTAGGACCCTCAAATTGACCAAAATAggctattaatatttgttaataacTCCATGGatttaacataaatataaaacaaaaaaatcacttaaatctTTAGTGTAGCATATAAAAgagtaattatttcatttaatataaattaacatTTAGAAAAAGCAAGTCTCAAGacaaaataaattgttattttttaataaatagagcTTGACTTTATGTTTAACTCACCAGTGTTGAAAGGTCTTTGGAAATCAAAATTTTTATTCAGTAGAGCCAGCAATAGTTCCTCAcgatttgtatattttttatctggaaatatttCATTTCCTATAATGATCAAAAACCACCATTTTCAATTTGAGTCACcgaaaatatttctaattaaattgGTCTTACAGGCTACTATCAATTTGTATATTTGACAACGAAAGAAATGTAGAGAGAGTGTATAGTCTGAAGGGATGGgtaatttaagaaattattgaatatatattgaatgaataTGGACAgtcagacagacacagagagagaatatATGCATATACCTGGAGGTTGCACCCTAAAGTTTTACCTGTGATTACTTCTGAGTAGAAGAATTGGAGGtgaattttactttcttctttttaatctgtgtttctggaattttctactattttatttaaaataagtataaactaaaagtagttttcaaaataaaaatatagcattctattttgtgattttatctgatatacacatttatatacacatttatatatataagccAGTTTGTGTTCCGGGAATTTCCTTCAAAGCATCCAAGGAAGATTGTGGCAAAGCTAGGATGGTGTCTACCTCTTCCGTATTAACATCTTTTAATCTTTGTCAATTTACCTCACAGCCATTCATTCCTCAGGTCCCTAAATGTCTCAGTACTGTAATTATCTTCATTCTGGAGTAGAAATTGAGACAAGAGACTTCTAGCAAGCTATAAAACATGAAGAttcaaaaaaaatccattgacaattcaattgaaataataattagtATATTACCATGAACTTTAGTGAGATGGTCTGAAAAATCAAACCTTTATCACATAATTTCTGTAAGATCatcttttcttctccctgcctCTTTGTATTAACTGTTAGAGTGTGAGTAAAAGCAATATTAATGAGATTTAAGTTTAGGAGTGAGTACTGTGGTTTCAGCTAGAGAAATGGCTTATAAGTTGACTGGACTATTTCTTAAAATTACCTGTCtttcctgtctctacaaaatgtcAGTTGATAAATTCAAACACTTAAATGgctaattaaaagaagaaaatgaataatttggGGCAAGTGACAGGATCACAGTTTTCTACATTAACCAAAGATACCTAATTGTTGCTCAATTCTTCAATTTTCTTTGCTtcatacacataaaaattattggtaaaattttcttttgagtatTTAAAATACCAACAGAATATCAAATTTTGCTCAGCATCAATTATACAAAGACTCTCAGAGATAgtttagtttaaaagaaaaacattattatgaaataatgtaatttttattttaatcattcattaaaaatgttaaattgtaatctttaaaatgttttcattgaaaaaagaagggatatttcagagccaGATAATAATTACTTGTTTCAGAAAGACAACTATGGTAAGAGAAACAGATCCATTACCTTcaatttagaaaatgtatatGACTAAGAGTAATGTAACTAGAAGAGTATGGATCTAaagcttttttccccttaattcaCAATCCATTCCTCTGCATAGTTAagtgaaacatttttcaaaaaacaaaactgatagatttgcctttctttattagttttgcttCCGATAATTATACCTCCATAACTCTTTGTCCTCAGAAATTTCTTATCActatctcttaagaaaaaaacctCTTTTATGGGAGTCTCTGAAGAAAAACTTTTctcaaggaattttaaaaagttgatttctAAAGTAAGATATTGGctaaaaaaaagcaatagaaaatgagtcttttgtttcttgttttcataCTTAGT is drawn from Homo sapiens chromosome 3, GRCh38.p14 Primary Assembly and contains these coding sequences:
- the UTS2B gene encoding urotensin-2B isoform X1; the encoded protein is MNKILSSTVCFGLLTLLSVLSFLQSVHGRPYLTQGNEIFPDKKYTNREELLLALLNKNFDFQRPFNTDLALPNKLEELNQLEKLKEQLVEEKDSETSYAVDGLFSSHPSKRALSSRTLIQLNCLQHCQNRRG
- the UTS2B gene encoding urotensin-2B isoform X2, with the translated sequence MNKILSSTVCFGLLTLLSVLSFLQSVHGRPYLTQGNEIFPDKKYTNREELLLALLNKNFDFQRPFNTDLALPNKLEELNQLEKLKEQLVEEKDSETSYAVDGLFSSHPSKRACFWKYCV